A genome region from Panthera leo isolate Ple1 chromosome A2, P.leo_Ple1_pat1.1, whole genome shotgun sequence includes the following:
- the RPA3 gene encoding replication protein A 14 kDa subunit, whose translation MVDVMELPRSRINASMLARFIDKPVCFVGRLEKIHPTGKMFILSDGEGKNGTIELMEPLEEEISGIVEVVGRVTAKATILCASYVQFKEDNHPFDLGLYNEAVKITQEFPQFFPLGVVEYD comes from the exons ATGGTGGACGTCATGGAGTTGCCCAGGTCGCGCATCAACGCCAGCATGCTGGCTCGGTTCATCGACAAGCCGGTCTGCTTCGTAGGGAGGCTGGAAAAG attcatcccactggaaaaatgtttattctttcagatggagaaggaaaaaatggaaccATTGAGTTGATGGAGCCT CTTGAGGAAGAAATCTCTGGAATTGTGGAAGTAGTTGGAAGAGTAACAGCCAAAGCAACCATTCTGTGTGCATCTTATGTCCAGTTTAAAGAAGATAACCATCCTTTTG aTCTTGGACTTTACAATGAAGCTGTGAAAATTACCCAGGAATTCCCTCAGTTTTTTCCTTTGGGAGTTGTGGAGTATGATTGA